The Brevibacillus brevis genome contains a region encoding:
- the murG gene encoding undecaprenyldiphospho-muramoylpentapeptide beta-N-acetylglucosaminyltransferase produces MRFVLTGGGTGGHIYPALAVAREVSRQNPQAAFLYIGSKKGLEAGLVPRSNIPFQSVEISGLKRKLSLDNLKTLWKFVRAVGDAKKMLREFKPDVVIGTGGYVCGPVVYAASRLGIPTLIHEQNVVPGLTNKFLSRSATRVAVSFKESLAHFPPSKTVLTGNPRATEVMHGNAEAGRSFLGVDNNKKIVLIFGGSRGARAINEAVLSVVTQLGKYADTHFVYVTGDVHFETISAQLRELGTLPSNISVLPFVHNMPDVLAATHVLVGRAGASTLAEITALGVPSILIPSPYVTNNHQEKNARGLERAGAAHVIVERELTGESLLLSLENILANPAKWEEMKNSSLSLGMPQAATEIVRQLGAITRKK; encoded by the coding sequence ATGCGTTTCGTCTTAACAGGCGGTGGCACAGGTGGACATATTTATCCGGCGCTTGCGGTGGCGAGGGAAGTTTCCCGCCAAAATCCGCAGGCTGCCTTTTTGTATATTGGCAGTAAAAAAGGTTTGGAAGCAGGTTTGGTTCCGAGATCAAATATTCCTTTCCAGTCCGTAGAAATTAGCGGATTGAAACGCAAGCTGTCGTTGGACAACCTGAAGACTTTATGGAAATTCGTCCGAGCAGTTGGCGATGCCAAGAAAATGCTGCGCGAGTTCAAACCCGATGTCGTAATTGGGACGGGTGGCTACGTATGTGGTCCAGTCGTATATGCTGCTTCGCGATTGGGAATTCCGACTCTCATTCATGAGCAAAATGTAGTGCCGGGCTTGACCAACAAGTTTCTTTCTCGCTCAGCTACACGGGTGGCCGTTTCGTTCAAAGAATCGCTTGCCCATTTTCCCCCGTCCAAAACGGTGCTAACCGGAAATCCGCGTGCAACGGAAGTCATGCACGGTAATGCAGAGGCGGGTCGCAGCTTTTTGGGCGTGGACAACAACAAAAAAATCGTGCTGATCTTTGGTGGCAGCAGGGGAGCGCGCGCAATAAATGAGGCGGTGCTTTCCGTTGTTACGCAGTTGGGCAAATATGCCGATACTCATTTTGTATATGTGACGGGCGACGTTCATTTTGAAACGATTTCGGCACAGCTTCGCGAACTGGGAACACTTCCAAGTAACATTTCTGTGCTTCCTTTCGTCCATAATATGCCGGATGTTTTGGCAGCGACGCATGTGCTGGTTGGTCGCGCAGGAGCATCTACCTTGGCAGAAATAACAGCACTCGGTGTGCCTTCGATCTTGATTCCGTCCCCATATGTCACGAACAACCATCAAGAGAAAAATGCAAGGGGATTGGAACGCGCAGGGGCAGCTCATGTCATCGTAGAGCGGGAGCTTACCGGAGAGAGCCTGCTACTTTCCTTGGAAAATATCCTTGCCAATCCAGCAAAATGGGAAGAGATGAAAAACAGCTCTCTTTCCTTGGGGATGCCGCAAGCTGCGACGGAGATTGTCCGTCAATTAGGTGCGATTACACGAAAAAAATGA
- the murB gene encoding UDP-N-acetylmuramate dehydrogenase, which yields MKMIADELMQAGIEKVWTDEPLANHTTWRIGGPADLLIQPKDKASLQKALQIIHRHEIPWSVIGRGSNLLVRDRGIRGAVLKVAEGLSHCEFRGEEVCVGAGYSMIRLAVETGKMGLTGMEFAGGIPGTVGGAVYMNAGAHGSDLSRILIDAEILFENGESKVLSNEELSFSYRTSLLQKQKGIVLEARFQLRTGDRKEIAATLAANKERRRNTQPLQMPCAGSVFRNPPNDHAGRLIEAAGLKGYQVGGAQVSEKHSNFIVNCGGATAADVLTLINHVRSTILEKNGIDLHPEVLVVGEG from the coding sequence ATGAAAATGATCGCAGATGAACTCATGCAAGCAGGAATCGAAAAAGTGTGGACCGATGAACCCCTTGCTAATCATACAACGTGGCGGATCGGGGGTCCTGCTGATTTGTTAATCCAACCCAAGGATAAAGCATCCTTGCAAAAAGCCTTGCAGATCATCCATCGTCATGAAATTCCTTGGAGTGTAATCGGGCGCGGTTCAAACCTTCTGGTGAGGGACAGAGGGATACGTGGAGCCGTGCTTAAAGTGGCCGAGGGCTTGAGCCACTGTGAGTTCAGGGGCGAAGAGGTGTGTGTGGGTGCCGGATATTCCATGATCCGCCTGGCGGTGGAGACAGGCAAGATGGGATTAACAGGTATGGAGTTTGCAGGAGGGATTCCTGGTACGGTAGGCGGCGCCGTCTATATGAATGCGGGGGCACACGGATCTGATCTTTCACGTATTCTTATTGATGCCGAGATCCTTTTCGAAAACGGCGAAAGTAAAGTGTTGAGTAACGAGGAACTGAGCTTTAGTTATCGAACTTCTCTTTTGCAAAAGCAAAAAGGGATCGTGCTAGAGGCCCGTTTTCAATTGAGGACGGGCGACCGCAAGGAGATTGCGGCCACGCTCGCTGCCAATAAGGAACGACGGCGCAATACACAGCCACTGCAAATGCCGTGTGCCGGCAGCGTGTTCCGAAATCCGCCAAATGACCACGCAGGTCGCCTGATTGAGGCGGCTGGGTTGAAGGGCTATCAGGTCGGAGGAGCTCAGGTTTCAGAAAAACACTCCAACTTCATCGTGAATTGCGGAGGGGCAACGGCTGCCGACGTCCTCACCTTGATTAATCACGTTCGGAGCACCATTCTCGAGAAAAATGGGATTGACCTGCATCCGGAAGTCCTGGTGGTGGGCGAGGGGTAA
- the murA gene encoding UDP-N-acetylglucosamine 1-carboxyvinyltransferase, whose amino-acid sequence METFAIEGGRPLSGSLRIQGAKNAALPILAAAVLAEGQFYIYDVPHLKDIKVMLEILTLLGANTKHEDGCVDLDTTSVCVPQVPDDLMSQMRSSIFLAGPLLARLGEVTISRPGGCDIGERRIDLHLAGLTALGAKIEESEGYITFRAKQLRGSNIFLSFPSVGATENIMMAAVLAKGTTRICNAAREPEIIDLQNFLNAMGARIRGAGTDTIEISGVPRLRSVSYRIIPDRIVTGTYLLAVGISQGHIELTNTLPEQLTALIEVARSCGVEIKTRHDIMEIKSTSRPRAYDRIITSPYPGFPTDLQAQLMVFLSQARGTSVIKETIFEGRFKHVNELARMGASIYVDLGSAIIRGVNKLTATNVEATDLRAGAALVLAGLAAEGITTVNQIHHIDRGYDRLEEQLRQLGADISRVSM is encoded by the coding sequence TTGGAGACTTTTGCGATCGAAGGCGGAAGACCTCTGTCCGGTTCGCTTCGGATCCAAGGTGCTAAGAACGCTGCTCTTCCCATTCTTGCTGCTGCTGTGCTTGCGGAAGGGCAATTCTATATCTATGACGTCCCCCATCTAAAAGACATTAAGGTCATGCTCGAAATCTTGACGCTGCTTGGGGCGAATACGAAGCATGAGGACGGATGTGTCGATCTGGATACAACATCTGTCTGTGTCCCGCAGGTGCCGGATGATTTAATGAGCCAAATGCGATCTTCGATTTTTTTGGCAGGACCACTCCTTGCACGTCTGGGTGAGGTCACGATTTCCAGGCCAGGTGGATGTGACATTGGAGAGCGCAGGATTGACTTGCATTTGGCTGGATTGACTGCGCTAGGAGCCAAAATCGAAGAATCGGAAGGCTACATTACATTTCGGGCCAAACAATTGCGTGGGTCCAATATCTTTCTTTCCTTCCCCAGTGTGGGCGCGACGGAAAATATCATGATGGCGGCAGTGCTGGCAAAAGGCACGACCCGAATCTGTAATGCAGCGCGAGAACCGGAAATCATCGACCTTCAGAATTTCCTGAATGCAATGGGAGCGAGGATCAGAGGGGCAGGCACCGATACGATTGAAATCAGTGGTGTACCTCGCTTGCGTTCCGTCAGCTACCGGATCATACCGGACAGGATTGTGACAGGAACCTATCTGCTGGCTGTCGGTATTTCACAGGGACATATCGAATTGACCAATACACTGCCTGAGCAATTGACGGCATTAATTGAGGTCGCCCGTAGCTGCGGTGTTGAAATCAAGACCCGCCATGATATAATGGAAATCAAAAGCACCTCCCGTCCACGTGCCTACGACCGGATCATCACCTCGCCGTATCCTGGGTTTCCAACCGATTTGCAGGCGCAGCTGATGGTGTTTCTGTCACAGGCTAGGGGAACGAGTGTCATCAAAGAGACCATTTTTGAAGGAAGATTCAAACATGTGAATGAATTGGCGCGAATGGGCGCCTCTATATACGTAGATCTTGGCTCCGCTATTATTCGGGGTGTCAACAAATTGACCGCTACGAATGTCGAAGCTACTGATCTTCGAGCAGGTGCTGCCTTAGTCCTCGCAGGGCTTGCTGCAGAAGGTATTACCACGGTGAACCAGATCCATCATATCGATCGCGGATACGATCGGCTGGAAGAGCAGTTGCGTCAATTAGGAGCCGATATATCACGAGTATCGATGTAA